In Carassius auratus strain Wakin chromosome 41, ASM336829v1, whole genome shotgun sequence, the DNA window GGCTTCTGAGAGATTGAAGTCACACCATGTGCATCTCTCCGAGTCTCTCTCACTCTGGATTCTGTCCCATCTCTACCAGAAGTCGCGGCGGTGGTAGGCATCAGGGTCGCAGTATTTAGTCACCACAACTCTGTTGGCGAATTTCCTTCCTGTTAAGCCCTGCATTGCCTTCTGGGAGTCAAACATTGACATGAACTCCACGAAGATCTACGACAAAGAAAACCGAAGCATGAATAACTTTTAAAAGGTCACATTGAAATTTGACAACGTACAAGCAGATATCAAACCTTTCCAGTGCCGGGAACTTCCACGCCGTCGACCGGACGCGGGATCTCGATGCTCTTGACCTGGCCGTATTTGGAGCACTCTTCTTTGACGTCTTCCACAATCTCCTCATACTCTTCATCATCCAGCAGCTCCTCTGGAGCCACCATGTTCATCAGACACAATACTTCTGTGGGAATGCCACCCATCTGAGTCATCGAGTTGTTTATGAGACCTGGGACTTGAAGGGTAACTGGAGTTTGGTTTATACCCGTCTTGAGAGGAAAGAAAGAGGGGAAGAGGGTGAGAAACAGGACATAAGGCCTACATGGCTTTCATCCATTAAATCAATTTTCCCTCACCAGTGTGGTGTTCTTGGAGCCGACGCTTGCTCTCTGGACCAGGAGCTTCTTGTCCCCCAGCTGCATCCCGTTTAGTCCAGCGATGGCCTGTGAAGTGTGCTTTGGAGAGGTTAGCATGCATGTCAACCAACAGCTCAGAGTGTTTACAGGCTGATTATATAGATATGATGCTTTTTGTTGTTATCACCTGGTCACTGATGTTGACGTCAACATATTCACAGAAGGCATAGCCCTTAGAGAGGCTTGTTGCACTGTCTTTCACCAAATTAAAGGCCTTCAGAGGGCCAAATGACGTCAGCAATTCCTTGACCTGAGGAACAGAGAAATATCACTGTTCTGCATTAAACTGATCCAATGTCACAGTAAAGATTGACATTTATAAACACATGCTTTTTAGTGTTCTATAGTTCTGTAGAacaatttctgaaagatcatgtgaaactTAAGACTAGTAATAGTTGAtagaaattcagctttaccatcacaggaataaattaccttttaaaatgtaCACCCTGACACAAGTGAGCTTATTGGCTTCAAATTTCAAAAGCATGGAAGCAACTGTTCTGTGGAGCATGAAAAGGTTTCATATTTAATTTGGTAAAGCATAAAATGTAAAACGATTGGCAGATCTGGCCATGAAAGCTCCACTCAATCGAGAGCAAATTCAGCAAACCTTTGACAGCGAACGAACACAGTGTCATTTAAACACAAACCTGGTCATCGTTGAGGTAATTTGGCAGACCGCCGATGAAGAGTTTATGGGCCGAATCAGGCACCACCGTGGAGACGACGCCTACAGAGATAGAGCCAGAGTGTGACCAACAATGATCCAAATCAAGAACTATTAAACTTTTGATCGAAAAGAGCAAAACATTGGGCGTACAAGAATTGGGGGAGCAAAAGAGAGACGTGCCTGGGACATAGACACTGGGGTTTTCACTCATGCCTGGCAGAGGCTGGTAATCGTGTGGTCGGCGAATCTTTAAACTCTGTCCCTGGAAAATGATGCCATCAAATGCCATGGCCTGTGTCGTCTCATCCACCGAACGGAACTAtattaacaaacataaaaataacattcatATTACGCTCCCAATACTTCCTGAAGCATTTATGTGAGGATCTACAAAATGAGCTCTACCACTCTGAATGAAGACTGACCTCCAAGAAGGCGAAATTTTTGTCCTGGTTGATCTGAACAGCAAGGACTGGGTTACCTGGGGCCTGACACAGGCCACCTAAACGCATCTGAGCATTGAAGAAGTCCATCATAGACTCCTATAAGAACAAACAAATATCAGAAAACAATGCTATTCATCATACTGGAGAACAGAAGGTGTACTCCGGTTAATGGATGCCAGCTAGAATAGTACTGGATTCATGATAATGTTGACAGAAAGATCATCACACCTTCTAATACACCATAATATTAATGAATGTGAATGATAATACTGAACCTCACCTCTGTGATGCCAAATGGGATGTTGCCGACATAAAGCCTTCGGGCCTGTCTAGTCATCTGACTGCCCACGACAGGAACAGGTGTTGGAGTCACAGCCAGACCCTCAGGGGTCATTGTGGGCAGCAGAGCAGTGGCCGGGATCTGACCAGCAGCTGAAGTCAGAGGAAGGTTCAGAAGGATGTTAGACATATGGGGCCAATTGCACCAGCAAGACATAAAAAAGCTGGGCGTAAGTCCTACGCTGGGCTTTGCAACGTCCAGCTTTACGATACAAATATTAACACCTGTTGCACCATGATCAGGAGCAACTATGTCCGGCGTAGACAATGTGCGTCCATACCTACACATTCTCCTGCAGTTATAGATTTATCTGCGACGCATTCACGCCacaatgtatatttgttttaatagaaTGCTTCtctcaagagtttttttttttttttgccgactGCTGACCATTTATTTCTGATTAAAAGTAAGCAAGCACAAAACTTATTGCAATTATTGGATGGCAGGCCACTACAAATAATGAATGGAATTAAAAGACATTAAACTTTCCAAGCAATTACACTGTCTAATATGTCAAATGGTTCAGTTTCTTTAACTGAACCATGTGGACATATAATATTTAACTGCATAAATATTAGGCTACATgatgtacataaatatattttgtattcaattacTGTCGGCAGTGTGGTAGGCTACTGCTACATCGAGCTTCACGATATATTCGCTTATCCTGCCTGAAAAGAC includes these proteins:
- the LOC113059940 gene encoding splicing factor U2AF 65 kDa subunit-like isoform X4, with protein sequence MSDFDEFERQLTENKQDRDKENKHHRRSGSRSRSRDQDRKRRSRDRHGDSKDRRHRRSRSPHREKKKIIKVKKYWDVPPPGFEHITPMQYKAMQAAGQIPATALLPTMTPEGLAVTPTPVPVVGSQMTRQARRLYVGNIPFGITEESMMDFFNAQMRLGGLCQAPGNPVLAVQINQDKNFAFLEFRSVDETTQAMAFDGIIFQGQSLKIRRPHDYQPLPGMSENPSVYVPGVVSTVVPDSAHKLFIGGLPNYLNDDQVKELLTSFGPLKAFNLVKDSATSLSKGYAFCEYVDVNISDQAIAGLNGMQLGDKKLLVQRASVGSKNTTLTGINQTPVTLQVPGLINNSMTQMGGIPTEVLCLMNMVAPEELLDDEEYEEIVEDVKEECSKYGQVKSIEIPRPVDGVEVPGTGKIFVEFMSMFDSQKAMQGLTGRKFANRVVVTKYCDPDAYHRRDFW
- the LOC113059940 gene encoding splicing factor U2AF 65 kDa subunit-like isoform X1; the protein is MSDFDEFERQLTENKQADRDKENKHHRRSGSRSRSRDQDRKRRSRDRHGDSKDRRHRRSRSPHREKKKIIKVKKYWDVPPPGFEHITPMQYKAMQAAGQIPATALLPTMTPEGLAVTPTPVPVVGSQMTRQARRLYVGNIPFGITEESMMDFFNAQMRLGGLCQAPGNPVLAVQINQDKNFAFLEFRSVDETTQAMAFDGIIFQGQSLKIRRPHDYQPLPGMSENPSVYVPGTSLFCSPNSCVVSTVVPDSAHKLFIGGLPNYLNDDQVKELLTSFGPLKAFNLVKDSATSLSKGYAFCEYVDVNISDQHTSQAIAGLNGMQLGDKKLLVQRASVGSKNTTLTGINQTPVTLQVPGLINNSMTQMGGIPTEVLCLMNMVAPEELLDDEEYEEIVEDVKEECSKYGQVKSIEIPRPVDGVEVPGTGKIFVEFMSMFDSQKAMQGLTGRKFANRVVVTKYCDPDAYHRRDFW
- the LOC113059940 gene encoding splicing factor U2AF 65 kDa subunit-like isoform X5, whose product is MQYKAMQAAGQIPATALLPTMTPEGLAVTPTPVPVVGSQMTRQARRLYVGNIPFGITEESMMDFFNAQMRLGGLCQAPGNPVLAVQINQDKNFAFLEFRSVDETTQAMAFDGIIFQGQSLKIRRPHDYQPLPGMSENPSVYVPGTSLFCSPNSCVVSTVVPDSAHKLFIGGLPNYLNDDQVKELLTSFGPLKAFNLVKDSATSLSKGYAFCEYVDVNISDQHTSQAIAGLNGMQLGDKKLLVQRASVGSKNTTLTGINQTPVTLQVPGLINNSMTQMGGIPTEVLCLMNMVAPEELLDDEEYEEIVEDVKEECSKYGQVKSIEIPRPVDGVEVPGTGKIFVEFMSMFDSQKAMQGLTGRKFANRVVVTKYCDPDAYHRRDFW
- the LOC113059940 gene encoding splicing factor U2AF 65 kDa subunit-like isoform X2: MSDFDEFERQLTENKQADRDKENKHHRRSGSRSRSRDQDRKRRSRDRHGDSKDRRHRRSRSPHREKKKIIKVKKYWDVPPPGFEHITPMQYKAMQAAGQIPATALLPTMTPEGLAVTPTPVPVVGSQMTRQARRLYVGNIPFGITEESMMDFFNAQMRLGGLCQAPGNPVLAVQINQDKNFAFLEFRSVDETTQAMAFDGIIFQGQSLKIRRPHDYQPLPGMSENPSVYVPGTSLFCSPNSCVVSTVVPDSAHKLFIGGLPNYLNDDQVKELLTSFGPLKAFNLVKDSATSLSKGYAFCEYVDVNISDQAIAGLNGMQLGDKKLLVQRASVGSKNTTLTGINQTPVTLQVPGLINNSMTQMGGIPTEVLCLMNMVAPEELLDDEEYEEIVEDVKEECSKYGQVKSIEIPRPVDGVEVPGTGKIFVEFMSMFDSQKAMQGLTGRKFANRVVVTKYCDPDAYHRRDFW
- the LOC113059940 gene encoding splicing factor U2AF 65 kDa subunit-like isoform X3, producing the protein MSDFDEFERQLTENKQADRDKENKHHRRSGSRSRSRDQDRKRRSRDRHGDSKDRRHRRSRSPHREKKKIIKVKKYWDVPPPGFEHITPMQYKAMQAAGQIPATALLPTMTPEGLAVTPTPVPVVGSQMTRQARRLYVGNIPFGITEESMMDFFNAQMRLGGLCQAPGNPVLAVQINQDKNFAFLEFRSVDETTQAMAFDGIIFQGQSLKIRRPHDYQPLPGMSENPSVYVPGVVSTVVPDSAHKLFIGGLPNYLNDDQVKELLTSFGPLKAFNLVKDSATSLSKGYAFCEYVDVNISDQAIAGLNGMQLGDKKLLVQRASVGSKNTTLTGINQTPVTLQVPGLINNSMTQMGGIPTEVLCLMNMVAPEELLDDEEYEEIVEDVKEECSKYGQVKSIEIPRPVDGVEVPGTGKIFVEFMSMFDSQKAMQGLTGRKFANRVVVTKYCDPDAYHRRDFW